ACAGTCAACCAGGCGAGGCGTGGCCGAGGGCCGACGCGCCGCACGCACGGGCGGCAGACTGGGGGGATGCTCGTCCCCTCCCTCGACGCCCTGATGCGCATCCTCATCGTCACCCCGCTCATCTACCTGGCCGCGGTGGTCCTGCTGCGCGTCAGCGGCAAGCGGTCCCTCGCCAAGCTCAACGCCTTCGACCTGATCGTCACCGTGGCCCTCGGCTCCGTCCTGGCCAGCACCGTGACCTCCTCCAACACGGCCCTGCTCTCCGGAGTGGCCGGGTTCGGCCTGCTGCTCCTGCTGCAGATCCTGGTGTCCTGGCTGACCTCGCGACGCCACGTGACATCCTCCGTGGTGCGCTCCGAGCCCACGCTCGTGGTGCGTCACGGCGAGTTCCTCCCGGACGCCCTCGCCGAGGTGCGGCTCACCGAGGACGAGGTCCGCCAGGCGGTGCGCTTCCAGGGCGTCGGCGGCCTGGACCAGGTGGCGGCGGTCTGCCTGGAGTCCGACGGGTCCGTCTCCGTCATCACGGACTCGAGCGTGGGGGACGGCTCGGCGCTCACGGATGTGCGGGGGTGGCGGGCGGACTGACCCGCCGGCCGGTCGGACCCGCCGCTGCCCCGGGGCGCGCCCATGGGTAGGGTGAGCGGATGGAGACCGTCCCCGTCTCGCCCGAGCCCGCCGTCGACCTGCGCCCCGTGGCGGCCAAGGACGAGGAGTTCCTCTG
This Micrococcus flavus DNA region includes the following protein-coding sequences:
- a CDS encoding DUF421 domain-containing protein, which translates into the protein MLVPSLDALMRILIVTPLIYLAAVVLLRVSGKRSLAKLNAFDLIVTVALGSVLASTVTSSNTALLSGVAGFGLLLLLQILVSWLTSRRHVTSSVVRSEPTLVVRHGEFLPDALAEVRLTEDEVRQAVRFQGVGGLDQVAAVCLESDGSVSVITDSSVGDGSALTDVRGWRAD